Proteins encoded together in one Thermomonospora curvata DSM 43183 window:
- a CDS encoding mCpol domain-containing protein yields MATNWFLAIDGDDIGRHLEVYVITENKNKLRELSQEFENLINELFNQINKNPSIKVLLHGGDSILLEMPRSEIETTVNLIRTTSRGTSFTFSGGYGKTMRDAYLALKLAKATGKNKIIPFTPETLR; encoded by the coding sequence GTGGCTACCAACTGGTTCCTAGCGATAGACGGTGACGACATTGGTCGCCACCTAGAAGTGTACGTTATAACAGAGAACAAAAATAAGCTAAGGGAACTCTCTCAAGAATTTGAGAACCTAATAAACGAGCTCTTCAATCAAATTAACAAAAACCCCTCCATCAAAGTCCTCTTGCATGGCGGAGACAGCATACTCCTGGAAATGCCAAGATCAGAAATTGAGACAACAGTCAACCTGATCCGTACCACGTCCAGAGGAACAAGCTTTACCTTTTCCGGCGGCTACGGAAAGACAATGCGCGATGCCTACCTGGCCCTCAAGCTGGCAAAGGCCACCGGGAAGAACAAGATCATCCCGTTCACGCCGGAGACACTACGGTGA
- a CDS encoding CRISPR-associated endoribonuclease Cas6 gives MLKGSGRDEWGVRQTRQAWLMPTDSEFPAYFEGNLRRKAETLGLDPEISLERITWVGARRSYETGKGKKPGALIEVELRGAPEVLRALWSWGLGQANSAGFGWVAA, from the coding sequence GTGTTGAAGGGGTCCGGGCGGGACGAGTGGGGGGTTCGCCAGACCCGGCAGGCTTGGCTCATGCCCACAGATTCGGAGTTCCCCGCTTACTTCGAGGGGAATTTGCGGCGCAAGGCCGAGACACTGGGGTTGGACCCGGAGATCAGTCTGGAGAGGATCACCTGGGTCGGGGCGCGGCGTTCCTATGAGACGGGCAAGGGCAAGAAGCCCGGGGCGCTGATCGAGGTCGAGTTGCGCGGGGCGCCCGAGGTGCTGCGGGCGTTGTGGAGCTGGGGGCTCGGGCAGGCCAACTCGGCAGGCTTCGGGTGGGTGGCGGCGTGA
- a CDS encoding alpha/beta fold hydrolase produces MSRISPVTGHYVTVEVDGLEYKVFYLENGTGQPLVCQHTAGCHNHQWRGLLEDEQIASDYRIIAYDLPRHGKSDPPENTEWWKEEYKLTAEHYTNFIIAFCDALDLKDPIFMGCSFGGNVALQLALRRPDRFAGIIAVEGADYSPGFYLDWWQHPHANAAQVCASGVWDLMAPQSPEADRRKTWFYYTQGSEAFKGDLYFYSVDHDLRDRLGEIDGDRCPLVMMTGEYDYLTTPEDSARTAKAIKNCTFLKMEKIGHFPMSENYPVFRLYLLEALRILKQRRKTPVPA; encoded by the coding sequence ATGAGCAGGATCTCTCCGGTAACCGGGCACTATGTGACCGTCGAGGTGGACGGCCTGGAATACAAGGTCTTCTACCTGGAGAACGGCACCGGACAGCCGCTGGTCTGCCAGCACACCGCGGGCTGTCACAACCACCAGTGGCGCGGCCTGCTGGAGGACGAACAGATCGCCTCCGACTACCGGATCATCGCCTACGACCTGCCCCGCCACGGCAAGTCCGACCCGCCCGAGAACACCGAGTGGTGGAAGGAGGAGTACAAGCTCACCGCCGAGCACTACACCAACTTCATCATCGCCTTCTGCGACGCCCTGGACCTGAAGGACCCGATCTTCATGGGCTGCTCGTTCGGCGGGAACGTCGCCCTGCAACTGGCCCTGCGCCGCCCGGACCGCTTCGCCGGCATCATCGCGGTGGAGGGCGCCGACTACTCGCCCGGCTTCTACCTGGACTGGTGGCAGCACCCGCACGCCAACGCCGCCCAGGTGTGCGCCAGCGGGGTGTGGGACCTGATGGCACCCCAGTCCCCCGAAGCCGACCGCCGCAAGACCTGGTTCTACTACACCCAGGGCTCTGAGGCGTTCAAGGGCGACCTGTACTTCTACTCGGTCGACCACGACCTGCGCGACCGCCTCGGCGAGATCGACGGGGACCGCTGCCCGCTGGTGATGATGACCGGCGAGTACGACTACCTGACCACCCCAGAAGACAGCGCCCGCACCGCCAAGGCCATCAAGAACTGCACCTTCCTGAAGATGGAGAAGATCGGCCACTTCCCCATGAGCGAGAACTACCCGGTCTTCCGCCTCTACCTGCTGGAGGCCCTCCGCATCCTCAAACAGCGCCGCAAGACACCCGTCCCCGCCTGA
- a CDS encoding TetR/AcrR family transcriptional regulator, translating to MKSPRAELVAETALTLLAERGMRGLTHRAVDEAAALPPGSASNVARTRAALLALALERLNELEERQFAAAGPLPERPGRHVLIEAVARLLHAQLTEDRRRTLARYELALEATRRPELRTLYDESGRRFRNLAIALMTAAGSSAPDRHGRQLVMFCEGVMFYVLAGAGTEPTLEELRLAVADFFTGVLGPSRDTPGTARH from the coding sequence ATGAAATCGCCGCGCGCCGAGCTGGTCGCCGAGACCGCCCTCACGCTGCTGGCCGAGCGCGGGATGCGCGGGCTGACCCACCGGGCGGTGGACGAGGCGGCCGCCCTGCCGCCCGGGTCGGCCTCCAACGTGGCGCGCACCCGCGCCGCCCTGCTGGCACTGGCCCTGGAACGACTGAACGAACTGGAAGAACGGCAATTCGCCGCCGCCGGACCGCTGCCCGAACGCCCCGGCAGGCACGTCCTGATCGAAGCGGTCGCCCGGTTGCTGCACGCCCAGCTCACCGAGGACCGCCGGCGCACCCTGGCCCGCTACGAACTGGCCCTAGAGGCCACCCGCCGCCCGGAACTGCGCACGCTCTACGACGAAAGCGGCCGGCGCTTCCGCAACCTGGCGATCGCGCTGATGACCGCGGCCGGCTCCAGCGCCCCCGACCGCCACGGCCGCCAGCTGGTGATGTTCTGCGAGGGCGTCATGTTCTACGTGCTCGCCGGCGCCGGCACCGAGCCGACCCTGGAGGAGCTGCGCCTGGCCGTGGCCGACTTCTTCACCGGTGTGCTCGGCCCTTCCCGGGACACCCCCGGCACGGCGCGGCACTGA
- a CDS encoding FAD-dependent monooxygenase, whose amino-acid sequence MRKAIVIGGGIGGLTAAAALKGKGWTVRVYERAPGLEPVGSGLAIGPNALRALDTLGIGDRVRDLAALAGDGGLQRPGGGWLSRTSAEDAAVRYGDLTVIMLRSRLVSLLSGLLETDDLHLGVTVESVSPDDGTVITDRRADRADLIVAADGIGSRTRAALFPGHPGPRYFGLTAWRLLTADPGTIEAFSETWGRGLLFGVTPLADGMLYCYAAAPAPAGRRAPDEKRELLRLFGTWHDPIPGLLAQADPARILRNDIYFMEPPLPAFHRGRVVLLGDAAHPMTPHLGQGACQAIEDAIVLAHEVTDGGGPAAYTAARLPRTTEIMRRSRRIGRLAALQNPLLVALRDAAMWTANRLGPSLVLRQGDPVFAWRPPAAAAGLIRR is encoded by the coding sequence ATGCGGAAGGCGATCGTGATCGGCGGCGGGATCGGCGGGCTCACCGCCGCGGCGGCGCTCAAAGGCAAAGGCTGGACGGTGCGCGTCTACGAACGCGCCCCCGGCCTGGAACCGGTCGGCTCGGGCCTGGCCATCGGCCCCAACGCGCTGCGCGCCCTGGACACCCTGGGCATCGGCGACCGGGTGCGCGACCTGGCCGCCCTCGCCGGGGACGGCGGGCTGCAGCGCCCCGGCGGCGGCTGGCTCAGCCGCACCAGCGCCGAGGACGCCGCCGTGCGCTATGGCGACCTCACCGTGATCATGCTGAGGTCCCGGCTGGTCTCCCTGCTCAGCGGCCTGCTGGAGACGGACGATCTGCACCTGGGCGTCACCGTCGAGTCGGTCTCCCCCGACGACGGCACCGTGATCACCGACCGGAGGGCCGACCGCGCCGACCTGATCGTGGCCGCCGACGGGATCGGCTCCCGCACCCGGGCCGCCCTTTTCCCCGGCCACCCCGGGCCGCGCTACTTCGGGCTGACCGCCTGGCGGCTGCTGACCGCCGACCCCGGGACGATCGAGGCGTTCTCCGAGACCTGGGGCCGCGGCCTGCTGTTCGGCGTCACCCCGCTGGCCGACGGCATGCTGTACTGCTACGCCGCCGCACCCGCCCCCGCCGGGCGGCGCGCCCCGGACGAAAAGCGGGAACTGCTGCGGCTGTTCGGGACCTGGCACGACCCGATCCCCGGCCTGCTGGCCCAAGCCGACCCGGCGCGGATCCTGCGCAACGACATCTACTTCATGGAGCCTCCCCTGCCGGCCTTCCACCGGGGCCGCGTCGTCCTGCTCGGGGACGCCGCCCACCCCATGACCCCCCACCTCGGGCAGGGCGCCTGCCAGGCCATCGAGGACGCGATCGTGCTGGCCCACGAGGTCACCGACGGCGGCGGCCCGGCCGCCTACACCGCGGCCCGCCTGCCCCGCACCACCGAGATCATGCGCCGTTCCCGGCGGATCGGACGCCTGGCCGCGCTGCAGAACCCGCTCCTGGTGGCCCTGCGGGATGCGGCCATGTGGACCGCCAACCGGCTGGGCCCCTCCCTGGTGCTGCGCCAGGGCGACCCGGTTTTCGCCTGGCGTCCCCCGGCCGCGGCGGCGGGCCTCATCCGGCGGTAG
- a CDS encoding cupin domain-containing protein — MEKFSLNEIEHRLLERAASSSSGRGAETVYGGQGNVLRQTVLSLRAGSALAEHESPGEATLLVLRGRVRLRSGDASIEGTAGELLVIPPARHALEAVEDSAVLLTTAKSG; from the coding sequence ATGGAGAAGTTCTCCCTGAACGAGATCGAACACCGGCTCCTGGAACGGGCCGCGTCCTCCTCCAGCGGACGCGGTGCCGAGACCGTCTACGGCGGGCAGGGGAACGTCCTGCGGCAGACCGTGCTGTCCCTGCGTGCCGGCAGCGCACTGGCCGAGCACGAGTCCCCCGGCGAGGCCACGCTCTTGGTGTTGCGCGGCCGGGTGCGGCTGCGCAGCGGCGACGCCTCTATCGAAGGGACGGCCGGGGAACTGCTCGTGATACCACCGGCCCGGCACGCCCTGGAGGCGGTCGAGGACTCCGCCGTCCTGCTGACCACTGCCAAAAGCGGATGA
- a CDS encoding PaaI family thioesterase: MSDAPELTDETIRVAELPEEQREYVQSMFQSAQLSALLDLRLVEMSPRHALVSMPIAPQAFNSAGRLHGGAIATLIDQAAGTVAARAGDLDLATHNLVTVDMHVRYLARAKGERVYARAEIIKAGSRLITVECKVTDDEEQLVASADFAMMIIPRTDRPRANGQAPES, encoded by the coding sequence GTGAGCGACGCCCCTGAGCTTACGGACGAGACGATACGCGTCGCCGAGCTGCCCGAGGAGCAGCGCGAGTACGTGCAGTCCATGTTCCAGTCGGCGCAGCTGAGCGCGCTGCTCGACCTGCGGCTCGTCGAGATGAGCCCGCGGCACGCGCTGGTCTCCATGCCCATCGCCCCGCAGGCGTTCAACAGCGCCGGCCGGCTGCACGGCGGCGCCATCGCCACGCTGATCGACCAGGCCGCCGGGACCGTCGCCGCCCGCGCCGGCGACCTCGACCTGGCCACCCACAACCTGGTGACCGTGGACATGCACGTGCGCTACTTGGCACGTGCCAAGGGCGAGCGGGTGTACGCCAGGGCCGAGATCATCAAGGCCGGCAGCCGGCTCATCACCGTCGAGTGCAAGGTCACCGACGACGAGGAGCAGCTGGTGGCCTCCGCCGACTTCGCCATGATGATCATCCCGCGCACCGACCGTCCCCGGGCCAACGGGCAGGCGCCCGAGAGCTGA
- a CDS encoding S1 family peptidase translates to MRRPGAGDESRLRTVVLAAGVVVGTAGLAAGSLYAVQAGEPAERPAGTADAALTGAGGTPGEAVRAEPATADRAGADVLAARLARRLGDRTAGAYLDDAGRPVVTVTNAADAAMVRRAGAVPKPVPRSPATLNRITGTLRRSVGSIPGTGWAIDPAAGQVVMWTDDTVTGARMASVRRAARQMGPAVRMVRIPGRLRTFALGGDAIFGQGARCSLGFNVRRGRQNFFLTAGHCGNVVRTWTADRRGAQVLGTTVRSSFPGNDFALVRSAPGAAGQGAVNLYNGRAQDIVRAADPVVGQRVVRSGSTTGVSTGRVTAVNATVNFPEGTVTGMIQTTVCAEPGDSGGPLFSGTTALGLTSGGAGDCRIGGVTFFQPVTEALRAFGVEVF, encoded by the coding sequence ATGAGGCGTCCGGGTGCAGGTGATGAGAGCCGTCTGCGCACCGTGGTTCTCGCCGCCGGAGTGGTCGTCGGGACCGCCGGGCTGGCGGCCGGATCGCTGTATGCGGTGCAGGCCGGGGAACCGGCCGAACGCCCTGCGGGAACGGCGGACGCCGCGCTGACGGGAGCCGGCGGCACCCCGGGCGAGGCGGTGCGGGCGGAACCGGCCACGGCGGACCGGGCCGGCGCCGACGTCCTGGCCGCCCGGCTGGCCCGGCGGCTCGGCGACCGCACGGCCGGGGCCTACCTCGACGACGCCGGCCGCCCGGTCGTCACGGTCACCAACGCCGCGGACGCCGCCATGGTCCGCCGGGCGGGCGCGGTGCCGAAGCCGGTGCCCCGCAGCCCCGCCACGCTGAACAGGATCACCGGCACCCTGCGGCGCTCGGTGGGGAGCATCCCCGGCACCGGGTGGGCCATCGACCCCGCCGCCGGCCAGGTGGTGATGTGGACGGACGACACGGTCACCGGGGCGCGGATGGCGAGCGTCCGCCGGGCGGCGCGGCAGATGGGCCCGGCGGTGCGGATGGTGCGCATCCCCGGCCGGCTGCGCACGTTCGCGCTCGGCGGCGACGCCATTTTCGGGCAGGGCGCGCGCTGCTCGCTGGGCTTCAACGTCCGCCGCGGTCGGCAGAACTTCTTCCTGACCGCCGGGCACTGCGGCAACGTGGTCCGCACCTGGACCGCCGACCGGCGGGGCGCCCAGGTGCTGGGCACCACGGTGCGCAGCAGCTTCCCCGGCAACGACTTCGCGCTCGTGCGCTCCGCCCCGGGCGCCGCCGGGCAGGGCGCGGTCAACCTCTACAACGGCCGGGCGCAGGACATCGTCCGGGCCGCAGACCCCGTGGTGGGCCAGCGGGTGGTGCGCAGTGGAAGCACCACCGGGGTCAGCACCGGCCGGGTCACCGCCGTCAACGCCACGGTGAACTTCCCCGAGGGAACCGTCACCGGCATGATCCAGACCACCGTCTGCGCCGAGCCGGGCGACAGCGGCGGCCCGCTGTTCAGTGGCACCACCGCGCTGGGCCTGACCTCCGGCGGCGCGGGCGACTGCCGGATCGGCGGCGTCACCTTCTTCCAGCCGGTGACCGAGGCGCTGCGCGCCTTCGGCGTCGAGGTCTTCTGA
- a CDS encoding DUF3618 domain-containing protein: protein MTTSESKPVTRRQAEADRTGAHRAGDGGGVRTAEPAERRRGAPSPEELRADIERTRAEIGDIVEALAAKADVKARVKDKIGRVRGNLAGKAQRVSAPQARSTAAVVIGAGAVTAGTWMWRRRRAARRARARARAAAVALALTRPVLTSAAARNPWVRGVAAASVGVMAIRRMRRRRRAHRMVVAPK, encoded by the coding sequence ATGACGACCAGCGAGTCGAAACCGGTCACCAGGCGGCAGGCGGAGGCCGACCGGACGGGTGCGCACCGGGCCGGGGACGGAGGCGGCGTCCGGACCGCCGAGCCCGCGGAGCGCAGGCGCGGCGCGCCGAGCCCCGAGGAGCTGCGGGCCGACATCGAGCGCACCCGCGCCGAGATCGGCGACATCGTGGAGGCGCTGGCGGCCAAGGCCGATGTGAAGGCCCGCGTCAAGGACAAGATCGGGCGGGTCAGGGGGAACCTGGCCGGCAAGGCGCAGCGGGTCTCCGCGCCGCAGGCGCGTTCCACGGCGGCGGTCGTCATCGGCGCCGGGGCGGTGACGGCCGGGACGTGGATGTGGCGTCGCCGCCGGGCCGCCCGGCGGGCCAGGGCGCGGGCACGGGCCGCGGCGGTCGCGCTCGCCCTCACCCGCCCCGTCCTGACCTCGGCCGCCGCCAGGAACCCCTGGGTGCGGGGAGTCGCGGCGGCGTCGGTGGGGGTGATGGCGATCCGGCGCATGCGGCGGCGCCGCCGGGCGCACCGGATGGTCGTCGCGCCGAAGTGA
- a CDS encoding NCS2 family permease: MSSENLSAGEDTKSTDGRQTAQPANALDRFFKISERGSTVGQEVRGGLATFFTMAYIVVLNPLIIGTALDADGQYLGDLTEPGSAIPLVAAATALIAGLLTIAMGVFGRYPFAMAAGLGLNAVLAYSVASGMSWEDAMGIVVLEGIIIAVLVLTGFRVAVFHAIPAGLKTAIAVGIGLFIALIGFVDAGFIRRIPGAEGESSVPVQLGAGGSLSGWPTLVFVIGLLTAVVLVALRVKGAILISIISTTIIAIIVEAVAKVGPFNSGVGPDGKPQINSDGWQLNVPKLPDEIIGMPDLSLIGDFSLFGSFERAGVVAALLFIFTIMLADFFDTMGTVVGVGAEGKLLDKDGNLPGVKSVLLVDSVGAAAGGVGSVSSNTTYVESAAGVAEGARTGLASVVTGLLFLVAMFFSPLVSMVPFEAATPALVVVGFLMMTQIRNIDFSDYDMAIPAFLTIVLMPFTYSITAGIGAGFIAYVVIKAARRKFAEIHPLMWVISLMFVIYFTLDPIKELLGVS; this comes from the coding sequence GTGAGCAGTGAGAACCTCAGTGCCGGCGAGGACACCAAGTCCACCGACGGGCGGCAGACCGCCCAGCCGGCCAACGCACTGGACAGATTCTTCAAGATCTCTGAACGCGGATCCACCGTGGGCCAGGAGGTGCGCGGCGGGCTCGCCACCTTCTTCACGATGGCCTACATCGTGGTCCTCAACCCATTGATCATCGGCACCGCTCTGGACGCCGACGGGCAGTACCTCGGTGACCTGACCGAGCCCGGGTCCGCCATCCCCCTGGTGGCCGCGGCGACCGCGCTGATCGCCGGGTTGCTCACCATAGCGATGGGCGTCTTCGGGCGCTACCCGTTTGCGATGGCGGCCGGCCTGGGACTCAACGCCGTGCTGGCCTACAGCGTGGCCAGCGGCATGTCCTGGGAAGACGCCATGGGCATCGTGGTGCTGGAAGGCATCATCATCGCGGTGCTGGTGCTGACCGGCTTCCGCGTGGCGGTCTTCCACGCCATCCCGGCCGGGTTGAAGACCGCCATCGCGGTGGGCATCGGGTTGTTCATCGCGCTGATCGGCTTTGTGGACGCCGGGTTCATCCGGCGCATCCCCGGCGCCGAGGGCGAATCCTCGGTGCCGGTGCAGCTCGGGGCCGGCGGCAGCCTGTCCGGCTGGCCCACCCTGGTCTTCGTGATCGGGCTGCTGACCGCCGTGGTGCTGGTGGCGCTGCGGGTCAAGGGCGCCATCCTGATCAGCATCATCTCCACCACGATCATCGCGATCATCGTGGAGGCGGTGGCCAAGGTCGGCCCCTTCAACTCCGGCGTCGGCCCCGACGGCAAGCCGCAGATCAACTCCGACGGCTGGCAGCTGAACGTGCCGAAGCTGCCCGATGAGATCATCGGCATGCCGGATTTGAGCCTGATCGGCGACTTCAGCCTGTTCGGCAGCTTCGAACGGGCCGGCGTGGTGGCCGCCCTGCTGTTCATCTTCACCATCATGCTGGCCGACTTCTTCGACACCATGGGCACCGTGGTGGGCGTGGGCGCCGAGGGCAAGCTGCTGGACAAGGACGGCAACCTGCCCGGGGTCAAGAGCGTCCTGCTGGTCGACTCGGTGGGCGCCGCGGCCGGCGGCGTCGGCTCGGTGTCGTCCAACACCACCTACGTGGAGTCGGCGGCGGGTGTCGCCGAGGGCGCCCGCACCGGGCTGGCCAGCGTGGTGACCGGGCTGCTGTTCCTGGTGGCGATGTTCTTCTCGCCGCTGGTGTCGATGGTGCCGTTCGAGGCCGCCACCCCCGCGCTGGTGGTGGTCGGGTTCCTGATGATGACCCAGATCCGCAACATCGACTTCAGCGACTACGACATGGCCATCCCGGCCTTCCTGACGATCGTGCTGATGCCGTTCACCTACTCGATCACCGCCGGGATCGGGGCCGGCTTCATCGCCTACGTGGTGATCAAGGCCGCGCGCCGCAAGTTCGCCGAGATCCACCCGCTGATGTGGGTGATCTCGCTGATGTTCGTGATCTACTTCACCCTCGACCCGATCAAGGAACTGCTCGGCGTGAGCTGA